Proteins from one Burkholderia oklahomensis C6786 genomic window:
- the fliH gene encoding flagellar assembly protein FliH: MSDRTSASGKPVTAYQRWEMASFDPPPPPPPDDGGAAAAALAAELQRVRDAAHAEGLAAGHVEGQALGYQAGYEQGRAKGFDDGQAEARTQSAQLAALAASFRDALTGIERDLAEDIATLALEIAQQVVRQHVQYDPAALIAAAREVLAAEPALAGAPHLIVNPADLPVVEAYLKDELDTLGWSVRTDATIERGGCRAQASTGEIDATLSTRWERVAAAVGKVSAW, encoded by the coding sequence ATGTCTGATCGCACGAGCGCGTCGGGCAAGCCCGTCACCGCGTACCAGCGGTGGGAAATGGCTTCGTTCGATCCGCCGCCGCCCCCGCCGCCCGACGACGGCGGCGCGGCGGCCGCCGCGCTCGCCGCCGAACTGCAGCGGGTGCGCGACGCCGCGCACGCGGAAGGGCTCGCCGCCGGCCACGTCGAGGGCCAGGCGCTCGGCTATCAGGCAGGCTATGAACAAGGGCGCGCGAAAGGCTTCGACGACGGCCAGGCCGAGGCGCGCACGCAAAGCGCGCAGCTCGCCGCGCTCGCCGCATCGTTTCGCGACGCGCTCACGGGCATCGAGCGCGATCTCGCCGAAGACATCGCGACGCTCGCGCTCGAGATCGCCCAGCAGGTCGTGCGCCAGCACGTGCAGTACGACCCGGCCGCGCTGATCGCGGCCGCGCGCGAGGTGCTCGCCGCGGAGCCCGCGCTCGCCGGCGCGCCGCATCTGATCGTGAATCCGGCGGATCTGCCCGTCGTCGAGGCGTATCTGAAGGACGAGCTCGACACGCTCGGCTGGAGCGTGCGCACCGACGCGACGATCGAGCGCGGCGGCTGCCGCGCGCAAGCATCGACAGGCGAAATCGACGCGACGCTCAGCACCCGCTGGGAGCGGGTCGCGGCCGCGGTCGGCAAGGTGAGCGCATGGTGA